A genomic region of Miscanthus floridulus cultivar M001 chromosome 3, ASM1932011v1, whole genome shotgun sequence contains the following coding sequences:
- the LOC136542562 gene encoding fruit bromelain-like yields MGAASRCLALALLCTSFLLASAAASSEMLMMTNRFHAWRAAHNRTYATAAEHQRRFEVYRRNVEYIEATNRRGGLSYQLGENQFTDLTSDEFLAAYTMPPGQVLAARDEAVTRPLDAATRRNNSYSDDAFGQVPYSVDWRAWGAVTPIKHQMTCGSCWAFAAVASIESLYKLRTGRLVSLSEQELVDCASPPNYRCGSGDPATTMWWVARNGGLATAWEYPYESKQGQCRRGRIRHGAAVPPNSEAALERAVTQQPVVVSINAVTFQHYKGGVLLGPCDAGINHAVTVVGYGADAGDHKYWIVKNSWGDACGENGYVRMERRVRVREGLCGIASRPSYPVM; encoded by the exons ATGGGTGCCGCCTCACGTTGTCTAGCCCTCGCCCTCCTGTGCACCAGCTTCCTGTTGGCCAGCGCCGCGGCGTCCAGCGAAATGCTCATGATGACGAACCGGTTCCACGCTTGGCGCGCCGCGCACAACCGGACCTACGCGACCGCCGCGGAGCACCAGCGCCGGTTCGAGGTGTACCGCCGGAACGTGGAGTACATCGAGGCCACGAACCGGCGCGGCGGGCTCTCGTACCAGCTCGGTGAGAACCAGTTCACCGACCTCACGAGCGACGAGTTCCTGGCCGCGTACACCATGCCGCCCGGGCAGGTGCTCGCGGCCCGTGACGAGGCCGTGACGCGGCCGCTCGACGCCGCCACGCGTCGCAACAACAGCTACTCGGACGACGCCTTCGGCCAGGTTCCCTACAGCGTCGACTGGAGGGCCTGGGGTGCTGTGACTCCCATCAAGCACCAAATGACCTGTG GCTCTTGCTGGGCGTTCGCCGCGGTGGCGTCGATCGAGAGCCTGTACAAGCTGCGGACGGGCCGTCTCGTCTCCCTGTCAGAGCAGGAGCTCGTGGACTGCGCCTCCCCGCCCAACTACAGATGCGGCAGCGGCGATCCCGCGACGACCATGTGGTGGGTCGCCCGCAACGGCGGCCTCGCCACCGCGTGGGAGTACCCCTACGAGAGCAAGCAGGGGCAGTGCAGGCGCGGCAGGATCCGCCACGGCGCGGCTGTTCCGCCCAACAGCGAGGCCGCGCTGGAGCGCGCCGTGACGCAGCAGCCGGTCGTCGTGTCCATCAACGCCGTCACCTTCCAGCACTACAAGGGCGGGGTGCTGCTGGGCCCCTGCGACGCCGGAATCAACCACGCCGTCACAGTGGTCGGGTACGGCGCCGACGCCGGCGACCACAAGTACTGGATCGTCAAGAACTCGTGGGGCGACGCGTGCGGCGAGAATGGGTACGTGCGCATGGAGAGGCGCGTCAGGGTCAGGGAAGGCTTGTGCGGAATCGCCAGCAGGCCGTCCTACCCGGTGATGTGA
- the LOC136542564 gene encoding uncharacterized protein: protein MLKKPCPYHQGLVKHALEECTMLWRYYAKLRLPDDDTNRKGAGDRDGDKDDGFPEVHNAFMIFGGPSACLTARQRKRERREVFLVKVAAPRYLNWSQEAITFDQDDHPDYVLNPGQYPLVVNPIIGNTWLTKVLMDGGSGLNILYANTLELLELDQS, encoded by the coding sequence atgcttaagaaaccctgcccgtaccaccagggcctggtgaagcatgccctcgaggagtgtaCCATGCTCTGGCGCTACTACGCCAAGCTcaggctccccgacgatgacACCAATAGAAAGGGTGCCGGCGACAGGGACggcgacaaggacgatgggttccccgaggtgcacaacgccttcatgatcttcggtgggccttcagcgtgcctcacggcacgccagcggaagagggagcgccgggaggtcttcttggtaaaggtggccgctccccggtacctcaactggtctcaggaggcgatcaccttcgaccaGGACGACCATCCCGATTATGTCttgaaccccgggcagtacccgcttgtcgtcaaccccatcatcggcaacacctggctcaccaaggtattgatggatggaggcagcggcctcaacatcctctatgccaacaccctggagctcctggagctcgaccagtcatag
- the LOC136547123 gene encoding ribosome-inactivating protein 9-like produces the protein MATCPNSPTIYICKYIIPIHNANNPSILLAVDTKEKTMAEPNPEFSDLITQTKKRIVPRFTETFNVDDVNYTYGSFIAWARKEVIKYCTDHKGIPQHVLPPEKKVPDLWFHIELKTKTSSITLAIRMDNLYLVGFRTPAGVWWEFGKNGDTHLLDDNPRWLGFGGRYQDLIGNKGLEIITLGRAEMTRVVNDLAKKTTMTLEEEEEEELLMLQDADLAAVVDPQADTKSKLAKLVVMVCEGIRFITVSRTVEAGFNNQPGVTLSQMQGKQVQKWDRISKAAFDWAKNQNAVIPDMQKLGINNNNDAARIVALVKYQPTATTSATYENSEV, from the coding sequence ATGGCTACATGCCCCAACTCTCCCACTATATATATCTGCAAGTACATCATCCCAATTCACAATGCCAACAACCCATCCATCCTTTTAGCCGTTGATACAAAAGAGAAGACAATGGCCGAGCCAAACCCAGAGTTCAGTGATCTTATTACGCAAACAAAGAAAAGAATAGTACCAAGGTTCACTGAAACCTTCAACGTGGATGACGTGAACTACACTTACGGCTCCTTCATTGCCTGGGCCCGGAAAGAAGTGATCAAATACTGCACCGACCATAAAGGCATACCCCAGCATGTGCTGCCGCCGGAGAAGAAGGTCCCCGATCTCTGGTTCCACATCGAGCTCAAAACCAAAACCAGCTCCATCACGCTCGCCATACGCATGGACAACCTCTACCTCGTCGGCTTCAGGACCCCGGCCGGTGTGTGGTGGGAGTTCGGCAAGAACGGCGACACCCACCTCCTCGACGACAACCCGAGGTGGCTCGGCTTTGGCGGCCGGTACCAGGACCTCATCGGCAATAAGGGTCTGGAGATCATCACCTTGGGCCGTGCCGAAATGACCAGAGTCGTCAACGACCTGGCGAAGAAGACGACaatgacattagaggaggaggaggaggaggagctgctgatgctgcagGATGCTGATCTGGCAGCGGTGGTTGACCCCCAAGCTGACACGAAGAGCAAACTGGCGAAGCTGGTGGTCATGGTGTGCGAGGGGATCCGGTTCATCACTGTGTCCCGCACGGTAGAAGCGGGGTTCAACAACCAGCCAGGGGTGACCTTAAGCCAGATGCAGGGGAAGCAGGTGCAGAAATGGGACAGGATCTCGAAAGCTGCCTTCGACTGGGCTAAAAACCAGAATGCTGTGATCCCCGACATGCAGAAGCTTGGCATCAACAATAACAACGATGCTGCGAGGATCGTTGCGCTCGTTAAGTATCAACCTACTGCCACTACTAGTGCTACATATGAGAACAGCGAGGTCTGA
- the LOC136544520 gene encoding vegetative cell wall protein gp1-like, producing the protein MLYGSITISSQGLLRLPLAVTHTPTPPAPAASPDPVPASPSPPLPKAAPSPAQPRAGDGTCVALRGRRHRPPRHSRRPPLPSPRPPPSPAQPRAGDGTCVASARAPPPAAAPLPPPAVPDPPPTAPPRPDPGRILGPPEDPVPCSASSGHGSPLSPDAAPFYPSGASEGRSKFRRWADDGFRDDYDDEPTPMASPTPYLDTVRKLSPQGPSPVREPGPSRAPAPRGSLGGGRTLPRRSLRSRHRRQQRDPHGPPSRGRGLRVGMACTGVCRLTWDSESESPKPPGDASPPPMRILGAACTGTSAREGVTCPVDPARTRLPSVGVVD; encoded by the exons ATGTT ATACGGATCCATCACCATATCGAGCCAAGGACTCCTCCGCCTGCCCCTGGCGGTCACCCACACGCcaacgccgccggcgccggcggcctcCCCGGACCCGGTGCccgcctccccctcccctcccctccccaagGCCGCCCCCTCCCCTGCTCAGCCGCGCGCGGGGGACGGCACGTGTGTGGCCTTGCGCGGGCGCCGCCACCGGCCGCCGCGCCACTCccgccgccctcccctcccctccccaagGCCGCCCCCCTCCCCTGCTCAGCCGCGCGCGGGGGACGGCACGTGCGTGGCCTCCGcgcgggcgccgccgccggccgccgcgccactACCGCCGCCGGCGGTGCCGGATCCGCCCCCCACGGCCCCGCCACGACCAGATCCGGGGCGGATCCTGGGCCCGCCGGAGGATCCGGTGCCCTGCTCCGCCTCCAGCGGCCATGGCTCGCCCCTCTCTCCCGACGCCGCACCTTTCTATCCCAGCGGTGCCTCGGAGGGCCGCTCCAAGTTTCGCCGGTGGGCGGACGATGGCTTCCGCGACGACTACGACGATGAGCCCACGCCGATGGCCTCACCAACTCCCTACCTCGACACGGTCCGCAAGCTGTCGCCGCAGGGACCTTCTCCGGTCAGGGAGCCGGGGCCGTCCCGGGCTCCCGCTCCCAGGGGCAGTCTTGGCGGTGGTCGCACGCTCCCTAGGCGCTCTTTGCGGTCTCGTCACAGGAGGCAGCAGCGAGATCCCCACGGTCCTCCTTCCCGTGGGAGAGGATTGCGGGTGGGTATGGCATGCACCGGCGTGTGCCGGCTCACCTGGGACTCAGAAAGCGAGTCCCCGAAACCCCCCGGCGACGCTTCTCCGCCCCCGATGCGGATCTTGGGTGCCGCATGCACAGGCACAAGCGCACGGGAAGGCGTCACCTGCCCGGTCGATCCGGCACGAACGAGGCTTCCGAGCGTGGGCGTGGTCGACTAA
- the LOC136544521 gene encoding uncharacterized protein: protein MDASDGDDESEVGRGPLDHLPDVEETASGASASNLVLLRGGGDALGPAIARPRAEADMPEAQALGKRVVSPVGSTAEVEQVAVRATQLPPRRTEGVPGSVKDRLAPVDTEAVPPPPPPPFRKCPADVPALAPLKALKVNPSSTAHWVVEAQATMQRGIASVRADPKEPVVQGEDVEAAPTQAGEGAPPSCEAEAHGLDEAEASLVAEATEVEAPWTSEAEAMEAGVPKTAEATLAGAGAPETTEAMMAEAGAPKTTEAGRPAPM, encoded by the exons ATGGATGCCTCGGATGGAGATgacgagagcgaggtggggcggggtccCTTGGACCATCTTCCTGACGTCGAGGAGACAGCGTCCGGGGCGTCGGCGAGCAACCTGGTGCTCctaagaggaggaggagacgccTTGGGGCCGGCGATTGCCCGCCCCAGGGCCGAGGCCGATATGCCCGAGGCGCAGGCATTGGGAAAGCGCgttgtcagcccggtgggctcgacggcagaggtggagcaggtggcggtgagGGCGACGCAACTACCCCCTCGGAGGACTGAGGGGGTGCCGGGGTCCGTCAAGGACCGGCTGGCACCGGTGGATACAGAGGCtgtgcctccgccgccgccaccaccttt CCGGAAGTGTCCTGCGGATGTGCCCGCCTTGGCGCCACTTAAGGCACTCAAGGTGAaccccagctccaccgcccactgggtggtggaggcgcaagccaccaTGCAACGTGGCATAGCGTCggtgagggccgacccgaaggagccggtcgtCCAAGGAGAGGATGTCGAGGCGGCCCCGACACaggcgggggagggagcgcctccatcctgcgaggccgaggcccatggGTTAGATGAGGCCGAGGCATCCTTggtcgctgaggccaccgaggttgAGGCCCCCTGGAcctccgaggccgaggcgatggaggccggggTGCCCAAGACTGCCGAGGCCACGTTGGCaggggccggagcccccgagaccaccgaggccatgatggcggaggctggagcccccaagACCACCGAGGCCGGGCGGCCCGCGCCGATGTGA